Below is a window of Yersinia kristensenii DNA.
GTTGAACAATTGCGCGACGGTTATACCAAGAATGCCATTCCAATTGGCCGGGCAGGGAAACTCTCTGAAATTGCTGATTTCGTCACTTACCTATTATCCGAACGCGCCAGCTATATCACGGGTGTGACCTATAACATTGCCGGCGGCAAAACTCGCGGTTAACAGGAGGCATAATGGTTAATGTCATTTTTTGTGGTCACGGTGACTTAGCGGTTTCAATGCTCAACTCCGTCAATATGGTGTATGGCGAAACACAAAATATTACCCCGCTGCTATTTAACCGAGGCGAAAACGCCGAAGACTTAGTGAAGAAAATGCAGGATGTCATGGCAAAAAATCACAATGACGCCTGGCTAATTGCGGTGGATTTACAAGGTGGCAGCCCTTATAACGCCGCCGCGCGTCTGGCATTCAGTGATAATCGAATTCAAGTCATCAGCGGATTATCTTTGCCATTGGCATTGGAAATTGCTGATAACCAGCAAGTGATGGCGGCGGAAGAACTGACGGACTATTTACTCGATATCGGCACACAGTGCGTGCAGTCATTCCGACACCAACAAAATAGCGAAGAAGAAGAGGCCGACTTTATATGAAAATCAATCTGGCAAGAATTGACGACCGGCTGATTCATGGTCAGGTCACCACGGTTTGGGCCAAAGAAGCCAAAGCCGAGCGTATTATTATTTGTAGCGACGAAGTTTATAACGATGAAATCCGGAAAACATTATTAAAACAGGCCGCACCACCGGGAATCAAAGTGAATGTCGTTAATATTGAAAAGGCGGTGGCAGTTTATCACAACCCGAATTATATCAACGACACAGTTTTTTATTTATTCACCAATCCAAATGATGTTTTACGATTGGTAGATCAGGGCGTGAAAATTTCCGTGATTAATATTGGCGGCATGGCCTTTAAACAAGGAAAAACACAATTAACCAAAGCAGTATCAGTGGATAAAAATGATATTAACGCCTTTTATGCATTAGCTGAACGTGGTGTTCATTTAGATTTACGAGTAGTCACTTCCGATCCTGATGTGGATGTGATTAAAAAACTACGTGAGTTGGAGTCTAAATAACGGCACGTCAATTAATAGACAAATAATAACTCAGGTTTTATTAAACATTTAAATCCTATTACTTAACCTGGGCAATACAACTATTTAATTATAGTCCACGACTATAGCAGTGATGACCGCGTTGTATTGTCCAAAGGGGTCCACCATGGAAATAAGTTTACTACAAATAATCTTAATCTTTATTTTCTCATGCATTGCCGGTATCGGCAGCGTGCTGGATGAATTCCAAACTCACCGGCCATTAATCGCCTGCACTATTACTGGTTTAATTCTTGGCGATATGACCACCGGCGTTATCCTCGGCGGTACGTTGGAGTTAATCGCCCTTGGTTGGATGAATGTGGGTGCCGCGCAATCTCCCGACTCTGCGCTCGCCAGTATTATCGCCACCATTCTGGTGATTGTCGGCCATCAGAATATTGCCACCGGGATCGCCATTGCCCTGCCGGTAGCCGCTGCTGGCCAAGTGTTGACGGTCTTTGCCCGCACCATCACTGTAGCGTTCCAGCACGCAGCTGACCGAGCCGCGGAAACAGCCAATTTCGCCATGATTGATTTTATGCATGTATCGGCATTGTTGGTTCAGGCCATGCGAGTTGCCATTCCGGTATTGATCGTGTCTATCTTTGTCAGCGCCGATACCGTTAGCCATATGCTCAGTGCTATTCCAACGGTAGTGACCCATGGGTTGCAAATTGCGGGCGGATTTATCGTGGTGGTCGGCTACGCCATGGTGCTCAACATGATGGGCGTGAAATACCTTATGCCCTTCTTCTTCCTCGGTTTTATTGTCGGAGGCTATCTCGGTTTCAGCCTGCTCGCGTTCGGCGGCATCGGTCTGATTATTGCCTTGCTGTATATCCAGTTAAACCCGCTTTATCAGAAACCGGCAGCAGCTGTAGCCCAAGCCAACCAAGCCAAACTTGATGAATTAGAAGATTAGGAGACGCCGACATGACCACATTAAACAAACGATTAACCCGGTCTGATCTGTTTAAAATGTTTTTACGCAGTAACTTGCAACAGGCCTCTTTTAACTATGAACGTATTCACGGCCTGGGTTTCTGCTACGACATGGTACCCGCCATTAAGCGCTTGTATCCGCTAAAAGAAGACCAAATTGCCGCCCTGAAACGCCATTTAGTGTTCTTTAACACCACTCCAGCAGTTTGTGGGCCAGTAATTGGCGTCACCGCCGCGATGGAAGAGGCGCGAGCCAATGGTGCGGATATTGATGAAGGGGCAATCAATAGCTTGAAAATCGGGCTGATGGGGCCGCTGGCTGGGGTCGGTGACCCGTTGATTTGGGGGACTTTGCGCCCAATCACAGCCGCTTTGGGAGCCTCGCTGGCACTGAGTGGTAATGTGCTAGGGCCGATTCTGTTCTTCCTTTCCTTTAATTCTGTGCGCCTGGCGCTGAAATGGTTCGGTCTGCAATACGGTTTCAACAAGGGCATCAATATCGTCAAAGATCTTGGCGGGAATTTGCTGCAAAAACTGACCGAGGGCGCCTCCATTTTGGGCTTGTTTATCATGGGGGTATTGGTCACCAAATGGACCAGTATCAATGTGCCGCTGGTGATATCGAAAACGCCGGGTCACGACGGCACCACTGTGACCATGACGGTGCAGAATATTCTGGATCAGCTTTGCCCAGGTTTGCTGGCGCTGGGGCTTACCCTGTTAATGATGCGTTTACTCAAGCGCAAAATTAACCCTATTTGGCTCATCTTCTCCCTGTTTGGCCTCGGAATTTTGGGCTCATGGCTTGGCATTCTTTCCTGATTAATGCCGGGAGGTTTTTTATTCTATTTGAAGTTTTTTATTCGATCGGCTGTTTTGTATTTACAAATAATTGAGGTGGTTCCAAATGAAAACTAAAGCACTGCGTTTATATGGCAAGAATGACCTGCGGCTGGAAAGCT
It encodes the following:
- a CDS encoding PTS sugar transporter subunit IIA, with the protein product MVNVIFCGHGDLAVSMLNSVNMVYGETQNITPLLFNRGENAEDLVKKMQDVMAKNHNDAWLIAVDLQGGSPYNAAARLAFSDNRIQVISGLSLPLALEIADNQQVMAAEELTDYLLDIGTQCVQSFRHQQNSEEEEADFI
- a CDS encoding mannose/fructose/sorbose PTS transporter subunit IIB translates to MKINLARIDDRLIHGQVTTVWAKEAKAERIIICSDEVYNDEIRKTLLKQAAPPGIKVNVVNIEKAVAVYHNPNYINDTVFYLFTNPNDVLRLVDQGVKISVINIGGMAFKQGKTQLTKAVSVDKNDINAFYALAERGVHLDLRVVTSDPDVDVIKKLRELESK
- a CDS encoding PTS mannose/fructose/sorbose transporter subunit IIC, coding for MEISLLQIILIFIFSCIAGIGSVLDEFQTHRPLIACTITGLILGDMTTGVILGGTLELIALGWMNVGAAQSPDSALASIIATILVIVGHQNIATGIAIALPVAAAGQVLTVFARTITVAFQHAADRAAETANFAMIDFMHVSALLVQAMRVAIPVLIVSIFVSADTVSHMLSAIPTVVTHGLQIAGGFIVVVGYAMVLNMMGVKYLMPFFFLGFIVGGYLGFSLLAFGGIGLIIALLYIQLNPLYQKPAAAVAQANQAKLDELED
- a CDS encoding PTS system mannose/fructose/sorbose family transporter subunit IID, translating into MTTLNKRLTRSDLFKMFLRSNLQQASFNYERIHGLGFCYDMVPAIKRLYPLKEDQIAALKRHLVFFNTTPAVCGPVIGVTAAMEEARANGADIDEGAINSLKIGLMGPLAGVGDPLIWGTLRPITAALGASLALSGNVLGPILFFLSFNSVRLALKWFGLQYGFNKGINIVKDLGGNLLQKLTEGASILGLFIMGVLVTKWTSINVPLVISKTPGHDGTTVTMTVQNILDQLCPGLLALGLTLLMMRLLKRKINPIWLIFSLFGLGILGSWLGILS